A stretch of the Halictus rubicundus isolate RS-2024b chromosome 16, iyHalRubi1_principal, whole genome shotgun sequence genome encodes the following:
- the Eps-15 gene encoding epidermal growth factor receptor pathway substrate 15 isoform X3: MAALPSPTQVAGSHTAIYEAYYNQVDPNGYGRIGAMEAARFLKKSQLDDDVLSQIWDMADPQSRGSLDKSGLFVALKLCALAQAGRDINMLNLSMELPPPKMGDVPIISQKKIVNSLPVITPISNEDWSIKPAERAKYDQLFDSLKPKNGYISGNNVKGVLMDSKLPLDTLGKIWELADMDEDGMLDRHEFVVAMHLVYKALEKYAIPSVLPPELMPPGKRKDVTVPVSKSPVPVGITAVPPPIPPLPNVSVTKNMAGLDMAKTSVQWVVSTEEQIAAGKLFLQADLDMDGYVSGSEIKDVFLQSGLPQTDLAVIWSLCDICQNGKLNQEQFALAIWLIKQKLKGIDSPATLTPDMIPPSMRKPSETIMENNNISGYSNPELDMISKDIAELVRERQCMEQDIAQKEADIKIKNGEIKNLQSELDTLASTLKQLENQKGEAQKRLNDLKAQKTEVDKDLSEVEQKIREELKKVDKLRQQAEEQESVLHAQEEELNSKRQELEGLRQEEQQLEQQQNKSRDQLNELTKNLQDTQLQICQAKAKITHLQEQQRQMSDAIALYDSALAAGDATLVPDTSLQFNPEIEDLEYETATSNADGEKEKRADSFSNVNGTIPMDGFDQDPFASSKAQEAFDASTPDPFGNAFPSQPAPFDPFSAFDNSNAKQDPFDPFGNGKRTDVKPVIATAATKDPFGDDPFANLHAPTRPESPSPALPPKKAKQPPPRPAPPRPAQGPTGPLRAAPAPPTPSPTPDPFANANSDPFSAQQGIMDNNNGGFTTSTGFADFANFDSK; encoded by the exons GTTGATCCAAATGGATATGGGCGAATCGGTGCAATGGAAGCTGCAAGATTTCTTAAGAAATCCCAGCTAGACGACGATGTGCTAAGCCAAATATGGGATATGGCAGATCCACAATCACGTGGTTCATTAGACAAATCTGGTCTTTTTGTTGCTCTGAAATTATGTGCATTGGCACAAGCAGGAAGAGATATAAATATGTTGAATTTAAGTATGGAATTGCCTCCTCCAAAGATG GGTGATGTTCCCATAATTTCTCAGAAAAAGATAGTTAATAGTTTGCCAGTAATAACACCTATTAGTAACGAAGATTGGTCTATTAAACCAGCAGAGAGAGCAAAATATGATCAACTTTTTGATAGCTTAAAACCTAAAAACGGATATATATCTGGGAATAATGTTAAAGGTGTTCTTATGGATAGTAAACTTCCCTTGGACACACTTGGGAAGATTTGGGAGCTTGCTGATATGGATGAAGATGGTATGCTGGACAGGCATGAGTTTGTTGTG GCCATGCATTTGGTATACAAGGCATTAGAAAAATATGCAATACCAAGTGTGCTTCCACCAGAGTTAATGCCACCTGGTAAAAGAAAGGATGTTACCGTACCAGTATCAAAATCTCCAGTACCAGTAGGAATAACAGCTGTACCTCCACCTATCCCACCTCTGCCTAATGTATCAGTTACGAAAAATATGGCTGGCTTGGATATGGCAAAA ACTAGTGTGCAATGGGTAGTTTCCACTGAAGAACAAATAGCAGCAGGGAAATTGTTTTTGCAAGCTGATTTAGACATGGATGGATATGTCTCAGGTTCAGAAATCAAAGATGTCTTCCTTCAAAGCGGACTTCCACAGACTGATTTGGCTGTCATATG GAGTCTCTGTGACATATGTcaaaatggaaaattaaatCAAGAACAATTTGCATTAGCCATATGGCTCATCAAGCAAAAACTTAAAGGCATTGATTCACCGGCAACCTTGACTCCCGACATGATACCACCTTCCATGCGAAAACCATCAGAAACCATTATG GAAAACAACAATATATCTGGTTATTCGAATCCAGAATTAGACATGATAAGTAAAGATATAGCAGAGCTTGTGAGAGAAAGACAATGTATGGAGCAAGACATTGCACAAAAAGAAGCTGACATCAAGATTAAAAACGGCGAAATTAAGAACTTGCAGAGTGAATTGGATACGCTTGCTTCAACATTAAAGCAGCTGGAAAATCAGAAGGGTGAAGCACAAAAAAGGTTGAATGATTTGAAGGCTCAG AAGACAGAAGTAGATAAAGATTTGAGTGAGGTCGAGCAGAAGATTCGTGAGGAACTAAAAAAG GTTGACAAGCTACGTCAACAAGCAGAAGAGCAAGAATCTGTATTACATGCTCAAGAGGAAGAACTTAATTCTAAGCGACAAGAATTGGAAGGCTTGCGTCAAGAGGAACAGCAGTTGGAACAACAGCAAAACAAAAGTAGGGACCAATTAAACGAGTTGACGAAAAATTTGCAGGACACTCAACTACAAATTTGTCAAGCCAAGGCAAAAATCACTCATTTACAAGAACAGCAACGTCAAATGAGTGATGCGATTGCACTTTATGATTCTGCACTTGCGGCAGGAGATGCCACTCTTGTACCTGATACTAGTCTGCAATTTAATCCCGAAATTGAAGATCTAGA GTATGAAACTGCCACAAGCAATGCAGATGGAGAGAAGGAGAAAAGGGCCGACTCTTTCTCAAATGTGAATGGAACAATACCAATGGATGGATTTGATCAAGACCCCTTTGCATCAAGTAAAGCTCAAGAAGCATTTGATGCATCAACACCAGATCCATTTGGAAATGCATTCCCATCACAGCCTGCTCCA TTTGACCCTTTTAGTGCATTTGATAATAGTAATGCAAAACAGGATCCTTTTGATCCATTTGGGAATGGAAAAAGAACTGATGTAAAACCTGTAATTGCTACAGCA GCAACGAAAGATCCGTTTGGAGATGATCCATTTGCGAATCTTCATGCTCCAACTCGGCCGGAAAGCCCTAGTCCCGCCCTTCCTCCTAAGAAAGCAAAGCAACCACCGCCTCGACCAGCACCCCCACGACCTGCTCAAGGGCCTACAGGTCCTTTGAGAGCAGCACCAGCGCCACCGACACCATCTCCTACACCGGATCCTTTCGCAAACGCTAACTCCGATCCATTTTCCGCTCAGCAAGGTATTATGGATAATAATAATGGCGGTTTCACTACGTCTACTGGATTCGCTGATTTTGCTAATTTCGATTCCAAG TAA
- the Eps-15 gene encoding epidermal growth factor receptor pathway substrate 15 isoform X1: MAALPSPTQVAGSHTAIYEAYYNQVDPNGYGRIGAMEAARFLKKSQLDDDVLSQIWDMADPQSRGSLDKSGLFVALKLCALAQAGRDINMLNLSMELPPPKMGDVPIISQKKIVNSLPVITPISNEDWSIKPAERAKYDQLFDSLKPKNGYISGNNVKGVLMDSKLPLDTLGKIWELADMDEDGMLDRHEFVVAMHLVYKALEKYAIPSVLPPELMPPGKRKDVTVPVSKSPVPVGITAVPPPIPPLPNVSVTKNMAGLDMAKTSVQWVVSTEEQIAAGKLFLQADLDMDGYVSGSEIKDVFLQSGLPQTDLAVIWSLCDICQNGKLNQEQFALAIWLIKQKLKGIDSPATLTPDMIPPSMRKPSETIMENNNISGYSNPELDMISKDIAELVRERQCMEQDIAQKEADIKIKNGEIKNLQSELDTLASTLKQLENQKGEAQKRLNDLKAQKTEVDKDLSEVEQKIREELKKVDKLRQQAEEQESVLHAQEEELNSKRQELEGLRQEEQQLEQQQNKSRDQLNELTKNLQDTQLQICQAKAKITHLQEQQRQMSDAIALYDSALAAGDATLVPDTSLQFNPEIEDLEYETATSNADGEKEKRADSFSNVNGTIPMDGFDQDPFASSKAQEAFDASTPDPFGNAFPSQPAPFDPFSAFDNSNAKQDPFDPFGNGKRTDVKPVIATAATKDPFGDDPFANLHAPTRPESPSPALPPKKAKQPPPRPAPPRPAQGPTGPLRAAPAPPTPSPTPDPFANANSDPFSAQQGIMDNNNGGFTTSTGFADFANFDSKPEPTPNRTAPPRPTSRAHATLYPKLPDFTEDPFRDYRYEDPFNIADPFADDSEDFNANKNNETSKVDPFSCGTSSVLLRKDSITKGFETDFSNTFPLTKNKIEKDNAKFDADFVKAFSDDNRNIKAIETDVFSNAKTKTIDIDEAFSTKSDKSKKQGQDLTHNSKSKPGYNDKKMKGYIDKVWNGNGNGAPLTLSEEEQVFLAAQQSLKTEEERRKRKQQEDLELAYALELSKQEKSGKS, from the exons GTTGATCCAAATGGATATGGGCGAATCGGTGCAATGGAAGCTGCAAGATTTCTTAAGAAATCCCAGCTAGACGACGATGTGCTAAGCCAAATATGGGATATGGCAGATCCACAATCACGTGGTTCATTAGACAAATCTGGTCTTTTTGTTGCTCTGAAATTATGTGCATTGGCACAAGCAGGAAGAGATATAAATATGTTGAATTTAAGTATGGAATTGCCTCCTCCAAAGATG GGTGATGTTCCCATAATTTCTCAGAAAAAGATAGTTAATAGTTTGCCAGTAATAACACCTATTAGTAACGAAGATTGGTCTATTAAACCAGCAGAGAGAGCAAAATATGATCAACTTTTTGATAGCTTAAAACCTAAAAACGGATATATATCTGGGAATAATGTTAAAGGTGTTCTTATGGATAGTAAACTTCCCTTGGACACACTTGGGAAGATTTGGGAGCTTGCTGATATGGATGAAGATGGTATGCTGGACAGGCATGAGTTTGTTGTG GCCATGCATTTGGTATACAAGGCATTAGAAAAATATGCAATACCAAGTGTGCTTCCACCAGAGTTAATGCCACCTGGTAAAAGAAAGGATGTTACCGTACCAGTATCAAAATCTCCAGTACCAGTAGGAATAACAGCTGTACCTCCACCTATCCCACCTCTGCCTAATGTATCAGTTACGAAAAATATGGCTGGCTTGGATATGGCAAAA ACTAGTGTGCAATGGGTAGTTTCCACTGAAGAACAAATAGCAGCAGGGAAATTGTTTTTGCAAGCTGATTTAGACATGGATGGATATGTCTCAGGTTCAGAAATCAAAGATGTCTTCCTTCAAAGCGGACTTCCACAGACTGATTTGGCTGTCATATG GAGTCTCTGTGACATATGTcaaaatggaaaattaaatCAAGAACAATTTGCATTAGCCATATGGCTCATCAAGCAAAAACTTAAAGGCATTGATTCACCGGCAACCTTGACTCCCGACATGATACCACCTTCCATGCGAAAACCATCAGAAACCATTATG GAAAACAACAATATATCTGGTTATTCGAATCCAGAATTAGACATGATAAGTAAAGATATAGCAGAGCTTGTGAGAGAAAGACAATGTATGGAGCAAGACATTGCACAAAAAGAAGCTGACATCAAGATTAAAAACGGCGAAATTAAGAACTTGCAGAGTGAATTGGATACGCTTGCTTCAACATTAAAGCAGCTGGAAAATCAGAAGGGTGAAGCACAAAAAAGGTTGAATGATTTGAAGGCTCAG AAGACAGAAGTAGATAAAGATTTGAGTGAGGTCGAGCAGAAGATTCGTGAGGAACTAAAAAAG GTTGACAAGCTACGTCAACAAGCAGAAGAGCAAGAATCTGTATTACATGCTCAAGAGGAAGAACTTAATTCTAAGCGACAAGAATTGGAAGGCTTGCGTCAAGAGGAACAGCAGTTGGAACAACAGCAAAACAAAAGTAGGGACCAATTAAACGAGTTGACGAAAAATTTGCAGGACACTCAACTACAAATTTGTCAAGCCAAGGCAAAAATCACTCATTTACAAGAACAGCAACGTCAAATGAGTGATGCGATTGCACTTTATGATTCTGCACTTGCGGCAGGAGATGCCACTCTTGTACCTGATACTAGTCTGCAATTTAATCCCGAAATTGAAGATCTAGA GTATGAAACTGCCACAAGCAATGCAGATGGAGAGAAGGAGAAAAGGGCCGACTCTTTCTCAAATGTGAATGGAACAATACCAATGGATGGATTTGATCAAGACCCCTTTGCATCAAGTAAAGCTCAAGAAGCATTTGATGCATCAACACCAGATCCATTTGGAAATGCATTCCCATCACAGCCTGCTCCA TTTGACCCTTTTAGTGCATTTGATAATAGTAATGCAAAACAGGATCCTTTTGATCCATTTGGGAATGGAAAAAGAACTGATGTAAAACCTGTAATTGCTACAGCA GCAACGAAAGATCCGTTTGGAGATGATCCATTTGCGAATCTTCATGCTCCAACTCGGCCGGAAAGCCCTAGTCCCGCCCTTCCTCCTAAGAAAGCAAAGCAACCACCGCCTCGACCAGCACCCCCACGACCTGCTCAAGGGCCTACAGGTCCTTTGAGAGCAGCACCAGCGCCACCGACACCATCTCCTACACCGGATCCTTTCGCAAACGCTAACTCCGATCCATTTTCCGCTCAGCAAGGTATTATGGATAATAATAATGGCGGTTTCACTACGTCTACTGGATTCGCTGATTTTGCTAATTTCGATTCCAAG CCTGAACCAACACCGAATCGAACGGCACCACCCAGACCAACGAGCAGAGCACACGCAACGTTATACCCAAAGCTGCCGGACTTCACGGAAGATCCTTTCAGAGATTATCGGTACGAAGACCCGTTTAACATAGCAGATCCTTTTGCCGACGACTCCGAGGACTTCAACGCGAATAAGAATAACGAAACGAGCAAAGTGGATCCATTCAGTTGCGGAACGTCTTCCGTGCTTCTCCGTAAGGATTCGATCACAAAAGGCTTCGAGACCGACTTCTCGAACACTTTCCCCCTAACCaagaacaaaattgaaaaggaCAATGCTAAATTCGACGCCGACTTCGTGAAAGCTTTCTCCGACGATAATAGAAACATTAAGGCCATCGAAACGGATGTCTTCTCGAACGCTAAAACGAAGACGATCGACATAGACGAGGCGTTTTCAACAAAAAGCGACAAGTCGAAGAAACAGGGACAAGACTTGACGCATAACAGTAAATCGAAGCCTGGTtacaatgataaaaaaatgaaagggTACATCGATAAAGTTTggaacggcaacggcaacggcgcACCATTGACACTGAGCGAGGAAGAACAGGTTTTCCTGGCAGCCCAGCAGAGCTTGAAAACAGAGGAAGAGCGACGCAAACGCAAACAACAAGAAGATTTGGAATTGGCGTACGCACTTGAGCTGAGCAAACAAGAAAAGTCTGGGAAATCGTAA
- the Eps-15 gene encoding epidermal growth factor receptor pathway substrate 15 isoform X2: MAALPSPTQVAGSHTAIYEAYYNQVDPNGYGRIGAMEAARFLKKSQLDDDVLSQIWDMADPQSRGSLDKSGLFVALKLCALAQAGRDINMLNLSMELPPPKMGDVPIISQKKIVNSLPVITPISNEDWSIKPAERAKYDQLFDSLKPKNGYISGNNVKGVLMDSKLPLDTLGKIWELADMDEDGMLDRHEFVVAMHLVYKALEKYAIPSVLPPELMPPGKRKDVTVPVSKSPVPVGITAVPPPIPPLPNVSVTKNMAGLDMAKTSVQWVVSTEEQIAAGKLFLQADLDMDGYVSGSEIKDVFLQSGLPQTDLAVIWSLCDICQNGKLNQEQFALAIWLIKQKLKGIDSPATLTPDMIPPSMRKPSETIMENNNISGYSNPELDMISKDIAELVRERQCMEQDIAQKEADIKIKNGEIKNLQSELDTLASTLKQLENQKGEAQKRLNDLKAQVDKLRQQAEEQESVLHAQEEELNSKRQELEGLRQEEQQLEQQQNKSRDQLNELTKNLQDTQLQICQAKAKITHLQEQQRQMSDAIALYDSALAAGDATLVPDTSLQFNPEIEDLEYETATSNADGEKEKRADSFSNVNGTIPMDGFDQDPFASSKAQEAFDASTPDPFGNAFPSQPAPFDPFSAFDNSNAKQDPFDPFGNGKRTDVKPVIATAATKDPFGDDPFANLHAPTRPESPSPALPPKKAKQPPPRPAPPRPAQGPTGPLRAAPAPPTPSPTPDPFANANSDPFSAQQGIMDNNNGGFTTSTGFADFANFDSKPEPTPNRTAPPRPTSRAHATLYPKLPDFTEDPFRDYRYEDPFNIADPFADDSEDFNANKNNETSKVDPFSCGTSSVLLRKDSITKGFETDFSNTFPLTKNKIEKDNAKFDADFVKAFSDDNRNIKAIETDVFSNAKTKTIDIDEAFSTKSDKSKKQGQDLTHNSKSKPGYNDKKMKGYIDKVWNGNGNGAPLTLSEEEQVFLAAQQSLKTEEERRKRKQQEDLELAYALELSKQEKSGKS; encoded by the exons GTTGATCCAAATGGATATGGGCGAATCGGTGCAATGGAAGCTGCAAGATTTCTTAAGAAATCCCAGCTAGACGACGATGTGCTAAGCCAAATATGGGATATGGCAGATCCACAATCACGTGGTTCATTAGACAAATCTGGTCTTTTTGTTGCTCTGAAATTATGTGCATTGGCACAAGCAGGAAGAGATATAAATATGTTGAATTTAAGTATGGAATTGCCTCCTCCAAAGATG GGTGATGTTCCCATAATTTCTCAGAAAAAGATAGTTAATAGTTTGCCAGTAATAACACCTATTAGTAACGAAGATTGGTCTATTAAACCAGCAGAGAGAGCAAAATATGATCAACTTTTTGATAGCTTAAAACCTAAAAACGGATATATATCTGGGAATAATGTTAAAGGTGTTCTTATGGATAGTAAACTTCCCTTGGACACACTTGGGAAGATTTGGGAGCTTGCTGATATGGATGAAGATGGTATGCTGGACAGGCATGAGTTTGTTGTG GCCATGCATTTGGTATACAAGGCATTAGAAAAATATGCAATACCAAGTGTGCTTCCACCAGAGTTAATGCCACCTGGTAAAAGAAAGGATGTTACCGTACCAGTATCAAAATCTCCAGTACCAGTAGGAATAACAGCTGTACCTCCACCTATCCCACCTCTGCCTAATGTATCAGTTACGAAAAATATGGCTGGCTTGGATATGGCAAAA ACTAGTGTGCAATGGGTAGTTTCCACTGAAGAACAAATAGCAGCAGGGAAATTGTTTTTGCAAGCTGATTTAGACATGGATGGATATGTCTCAGGTTCAGAAATCAAAGATGTCTTCCTTCAAAGCGGACTTCCACAGACTGATTTGGCTGTCATATG GAGTCTCTGTGACATATGTcaaaatggaaaattaaatCAAGAACAATTTGCATTAGCCATATGGCTCATCAAGCAAAAACTTAAAGGCATTGATTCACCGGCAACCTTGACTCCCGACATGATACCACCTTCCATGCGAAAACCATCAGAAACCATTATG GAAAACAACAATATATCTGGTTATTCGAATCCAGAATTAGACATGATAAGTAAAGATATAGCAGAGCTTGTGAGAGAAAGACAATGTATGGAGCAAGACATTGCACAAAAAGAAGCTGACATCAAGATTAAAAACGGCGAAATTAAGAACTTGCAGAGTGAATTGGATACGCTTGCTTCAACATTAAAGCAGCTGGAAAATCAGAAGGGTGAAGCACAAAAAAGGTTGAATGATTTGAAGGCTCAG GTTGACAAGCTACGTCAACAAGCAGAAGAGCAAGAATCTGTATTACATGCTCAAGAGGAAGAACTTAATTCTAAGCGACAAGAATTGGAAGGCTTGCGTCAAGAGGAACAGCAGTTGGAACAACAGCAAAACAAAAGTAGGGACCAATTAAACGAGTTGACGAAAAATTTGCAGGACACTCAACTACAAATTTGTCAAGCCAAGGCAAAAATCACTCATTTACAAGAACAGCAACGTCAAATGAGTGATGCGATTGCACTTTATGATTCTGCACTTGCGGCAGGAGATGCCACTCTTGTACCTGATACTAGTCTGCAATTTAATCCCGAAATTGAAGATCTAGA GTATGAAACTGCCACAAGCAATGCAGATGGAGAGAAGGAGAAAAGGGCCGACTCTTTCTCAAATGTGAATGGAACAATACCAATGGATGGATTTGATCAAGACCCCTTTGCATCAAGTAAAGCTCAAGAAGCATTTGATGCATCAACACCAGATCCATTTGGAAATGCATTCCCATCACAGCCTGCTCCA TTTGACCCTTTTAGTGCATTTGATAATAGTAATGCAAAACAGGATCCTTTTGATCCATTTGGGAATGGAAAAAGAACTGATGTAAAACCTGTAATTGCTACAGCA GCAACGAAAGATCCGTTTGGAGATGATCCATTTGCGAATCTTCATGCTCCAACTCGGCCGGAAAGCCCTAGTCCCGCCCTTCCTCCTAAGAAAGCAAAGCAACCACCGCCTCGACCAGCACCCCCACGACCTGCTCAAGGGCCTACAGGTCCTTTGAGAGCAGCACCAGCGCCACCGACACCATCTCCTACACCGGATCCTTTCGCAAACGCTAACTCCGATCCATTTTCCGCTCAGCAAGGTATTATGGATAATAATAATGGCGGTTTCACTACGTCTACTGGATTCGCTGATTTTGCTAATTTCGATTCCAAG CCTGAACCAACACCGAATCGAACGGCACCACCCAGACCAACGAGCAGAGCACACGCAACGTTATACCCAAAGCTGCCGGACTTCACGGAAGATCCTTTCAGAGATTATCGGTACGAAGACCCGTTTAACATAGCAGATCCTTTTGCCGACGACTCCGAGGACTTCAACGCGAATAAGAATAACGAAACGAGCAAAGTGGATCCATTCAGTTGCGGAACGTCTTCCGTGCTTCTCCGTAAGGATTCGATCACAAAAGGCTTCGAGACCGACTTCTCGAACACTTTCCCCCTAACCaagaacaaaattgaaaaggaCAATGCTAAATTCGACGCCGACTTCGTGAAAGCTTTCTCCGACGATAATAGAAACATTAAGGCCATCGAAACGGATGTCTTCTCGAACGCTAAAACGAAGACGATCGACATAGACGAGGCGTTTTCAACAAAAAGCGACAAGTCGAAGAAACAGGGACAAGACTTGACGCATAACAGTAAATCGAAGCCTGGTtacaatgataaaaaaatgaaagggTACATCGATAAAGTTTggaacggcaacggcaacggcgcACCATTGACACTGAGCGAGGAAGAACAGGTTTTCCTGGCAGCCCAGCAGAGCTTGAAAACAGAGGAAGAGCGACGCAAACGCAAACAACAAGAAGATTTGGAATTGGCGTACGCACTTGAGCTGAGCAAACAAGAAAAGTCTGGGAAATCGTAA
- the LOC143362275 gene encoding uncharacterized protein LOC143362275, protein MCDMHLRSLISLYALFHIAFNVIVGVNFRRKYDQLRKKVSEIFDKQKGTELLLDINEYEYPRSNETLKIIHKQLWQEYYECLKKMYNEITTEKTMYPIALIALEGTTVVLKCPICISPIETYMNDNLKWYFNNNSSTILSNETDELVEESNNIFISTDDKRLIIYNIKFNQAGQYWCKLGDTLSTVYYLSIDYESQEINQVHPETAPHKPHAVPEKILSKYNLFIYTMWTTWTQCSTCDTVGRKNRYGYCSISSRENTKRQVADEQTEIIEQSNSQATIHTDNLNEDFITKFKVTLRVFRNELPCKSEYVPKEILDIPEIKNRKTELMIKYCKVKCSKNEVFEVRDKNGNVLESANNSAGIYSIVQGMPIPPPPVIRTVIFQKYKTKAILICPGNLNTDIPITWKINNEILHPPVIQKQSEGRIHINVQAHIIVKSLKFEDTNIYSCWQKNEIAGIIKLNVTGETELQVNYNVMMIGGILIVTVFIIVFWKAFKGRKRFTIR, encoded by the exons ATGTGCGACATGCATTTAAGATCTCTCATATCTTTGTACGCTTTATTTCATATAGCATTCAATGTGATAGTAGGagtaaattttagaagaaaataTGATCAACTGCGTAAAAAAGTGAGTGAAATTTTTGATAAACAAAAag GGACTGAATTATTGCTCGATATAAATGAGTATGAATATCCAAGATCAAACGAAACTCTCAAGATAATACACAAACAGTTATGGCAAGAATATTATGAATGTTTGAAAAAGATGTACAATGAAATCACAACAGAGAAGACAATGTATCCAATTGCACTTATAGCTCTTGAAGGAACAACAGTCGT GTTAAAATGTCCAATATGTATTTCTCCCATAGAAACATATATGAACGATAACTTAAAGTGGTATTTCAACAATAATAGTTCTACAATACTGAGTAATGAAACTGACGAACTTGTAGAAGAATCaaacaacattttcatttcaactGACGACAAAagattaataatatataatatcaag tttAATCAAGCTGGTCAGTATTGGTGTAAGCTGGGAGATACGCTATCAACAGTTTATTATCTTTCAATCGATTATGAGTCTCAAGAAATAAATCAGGTGCATCCTGAAACAGCACCGCATAAACCTCATGCGGTACCAGAAAAAATTCtatcaaaatataatttattcatttatacaATGTGGACTACATGGACTCAATGTTCTACATGTGATACAGTTGGAAGAAAAAATCGTTATGGATATTGTTCTATTTCTTCACGTGAAAATACTAAAAGACAAG TTGCAGATGAACAAACTGAGATAATAGAACAGTCCAATTCACAAGCTACAATTCACACTGATAATTTAAACGAAGATTTCATAACTAAATTTAAAGTAACTTTACGTGTATTTAGAAATGAATTACCATGTAAAAGTGAGTATGTACCGAAAGAAATTCTAGACATTCCAGAGATTAAGAATAGGAAAACAGAATTAATGATTAAATATTGTaag gtaaaatgttcaaaaaatgaaGTATTTGAGGTACGAGATAAAAATGGAAATGTACTTGAAAGTGCCAATAACAGTGCTGGTATATATTCTATAGTTCAAGGAATGCCTATTCCACCACCACCAGTTATACGCACAGtgattttccaaaaatataaGACAAAAGCAATACTTATATGCCCAGg aaatttaaatacagaCATACCGATTACTTGGAAGataaacaatgaaatattacaCCCACCTGTCATTCAAAAGCAATCAGAAGGAAGAATTCATATTAATGTTCAAGCACATATAATTGTTAAATCTCTAAAATTCGAAGATACAAATATTTACAG TTGTTGGCAAAAGAATGAGATTGCtggtataataaaattaaatgtaacaGGAGAAACAGAGTTGCAAGTAAATTATAATGTAATGATGATTGGCGGAATTTTAATAGTTACTGTGTTTATAATAGTATTTTGGAAAGCGTTTAAAGGTCGCAAACGTTTTACTATTCGTTAA